In Saccharomonospora marina XMU15, one genomic interval encodes:
- a CDS encoding multifunctional oxoglutarate decarboxylase/oxoglutarate dehydrogenase thiamine pyrophosphate-binding subunit/dihydrolipoyllysine-residue succinyltransferase subunit — MSSSSPASQFGPNEWLVEEMYDQFLADPSSVDAAWHEFFTDFKPTQQTQPTQPTQTTQAKPDTTTAERTPSPNGQSASSATSGTSGTSGTEQRTPSSTAPTTASSASSAPAQPPKAQPASAKPAPAAAKQRPEQETKPLRGAAAAIAKNMDASLTVPTATSVRAVPAKLMADNRIVINNHLKRTRGGKISFTHLIGYAMVRALRDFPNMNRHYAVIDGKPHAVTPEHVNLGLAIDMKGKDDQRTLVVASIKHTENMTFLQFWQAYEEIVKKARNNKLTADDFAGTTISLTNPGGIGTNHSMPRLQAGQGAIIGVGAMQYPAHFEGTSEQTLVNLGVSKIMTLTSTYDHRIIQGAESGEFLKLIHRLLLGEDGFYDDIFTSLRLPYEPVRWVEDIPEGEIDKTARVLELIDAYRMRGHLMADTDPLNYRQRRHEDLDILSHGLTLWDLDREFAVGGFAGKQRMKLRDVLGVLRDSYCRTVGVEYTHILDPDERRWIQERVEVPHEKPEPSVQKYVLSKLNAAEAFETFLQTKYVGQKRFSLEGGETVIPLLDTVLDKAAEHELDEVVIGMPHRGRLNVLANIVGKPISQIFQEFEGNLDPGQAHGSGDVKYHLGAEGKYFRMFGDGETKVSLTANPSHLETVDPVLEGIVRAKQDILDKGDRDSGGFTVLPVLLHGDAAFAGQGVVAETLNLALLRGYRTGGTVHVIINNQVGFTTPPEHARSSQYATDVAKMIGAPIFHVNGDDPEAAYWVARLAVDYRQAFNKDVVIDMICYRRRGHNEGDDPSMTQPAMYDIIDAKRSVRKTYTEALIGRGDISMEEAEAALRDFSSQLEHVFNEVRELEKHPIAPSPSVEEEQQVPTKVPTAVSPEVISRIGDAFVNLPEGFSPHPRVKPVLERRHKMSREGGIDWAFGELLAFGSLAMEGKLVRLSGQDSRRGTFTQRHSVLIDRKTGQEYSPLQNLVENQGRVMIYDSALSEYAAVGFEYGYAVANSDALVMWEAQFGDFVNGAQTVIDEYISSGEAKWGQLSDVVLLLPHGHEGQGPDHTSGRIERFLQLCAEGSMTVAVPSTPANYFHLLRRHALDGVNRPLIVFTPKSMLRNKLATSAIEDFTGQSKFLSVIDDAEIDPGKVRKVLLTSGKLYWELVVERQKRRLDDIAIVRVEQYYPLPKKKLLAAMQRYSAASQVVWVQEEPENQGAWPFFGLHLPRKLPEVFSGLQAVTRRPMAAPSAGSSKVHEVEQRALIEKAFE, encoded by the coding sequence GTGTCCAGCAGCAGCCCTGCGTCACAGTTCGGCCCCAACGAATGGCTCGTCGAGGAGATGTACGACCAGTTCCTCGCCGACCCCTCCTCAGTCGACGCCGCCTGGCATGAGTTCTTCACCGATTTCAAGCCAACGCAGCAAACGCAGCCAACGCAGCCAACGCAGACCACTCAGGCCAAGCCGGACACCACGACCGCCGAGCGCACCCCCTCACCCAACGGGCAGTCCGCCAGCTCCGCGACCTCCGGGACGTCCGGAACCTCCGGAACCGAGCAGCGCACGCCGAGTTCGACCGCCCCGACCACCGCGTCCTCAGCGTCCTCGGCGCCCGCCCAACCACCGAAGGCACAGCCCGCTTCCGCCAAGCCCGCGCCCGCCGCGGCCAAGCAGCGACCCGAGCAGGAGACCAAGCCGTTGCGCGGCGCGGCCGCGGCCATCGCGAAGAACATGGACGCGTCGCTGACCGTGCCGACGGCCACCAGCGTGCGCGCGGTGCCCGCCAAGTTGATGGCGGACAACCGCATCGTGATCAACAACCACCTCAAGCGCACCCGGGGCGGGAAGATCTCGTTCACACACCTGATCGGCTACGCGATGGTCAGGGCGCTTCGCGACTTCCCGAACATGAACCGCCACTACGCGGTCATCGACGGCAAGCCGCACGCGGTGACGCCCGAGCACGTCAACCTCGGCCTCGCCATCGACATGAAAGGCAAGGACGACCAGCGCACGCTGGTGGTCGCCTCGATCAAGCACACGGAGAACATGACGTTTCTCCAGTTCTGGCAGGCATACGAGGAGATCGTCAAGAAGGCCAGGAACAACAAGCTCACCGCCGACGACTTCGCGGGCACCACGATCTCGCTGACCAACCCTGGCGGCATCGGCACCAATCACTCGATGCCCCGGCTGCAGGCGGGCCAGGGCGCGATCATCGGCGTCGGCGCCATGCAGTACCCGGCGCATTTCGAGGGCACCAGCGAGCAAACCCTGGTCAACCTCGGTGTCAGCAAGATCATGACGCTGACCTCGACCTACGACCACCGCATCATCCAGGGCGCGGAATCGGGCGAGTTCCTCAAGCTCATCCACCGGTTGCTGCTCGGCGAGGACGGCTTCTACGACGACATCTTCACCTCGTTGCGGTTGCCCTACGAACCGGTGCGCTGGGTGGAGGACATCCCGGAAGGCGAGATCGACAAGACGGCCCGCGTGCTGGAGTTGATCGACGCCTACCGCATGCGCGGCCATCTGATGGCCGACACCGACCCGCTGAACTACCGGCAACGCAGGCACGAGGATCTGGACATCCTCTCCCACGGGCTGACGCTTTGGGACCTCGACCGCGAGTTCGCCGTCGGCGGGTTCGCGGGCAAGCAGCGCATGAAGCTGCGCGACGTGCTCGGCGTGCTGCGCGACTCCTACTGCCGCACGGTGGGCGTGGAGTACACCCACATCCTCGACCCCGACGAGCGGCGCTGGATCCAGGAGCGCGTGGAGGTTCCGCACGAGAAGCCGGAACCGTCGGTGCAGAAGTACGTGCTGTCCAAGCTCAACGCCGCCGAGGCGTTCGAAACGTTCCTGCAGACCAAGTACGTGGGGCAGAAGCGGTTCTCGCTGGAGGGCGGCGAAACGGTTATCCCGCTGCTCGACACGGTGCTGGACAAGGCAGCCGAGCACGAACTGGACGAGGTCGTCATCGGGATGCCTCACCGGGGCAGGCTCAACGTGCTCGCCAACATCGTCGGCAAGCCGATCTCGCAGATCTTCCAGGAGTTCGAGGGCAACCTCGACCCTGGCCAGGCGCACGGCTCCGGTGACGTGAAGTACCACCTCGGCGCCGAGGGCAAGTACTTCCGGATGTTCGGCGACGGCGAGACCAAGGTGTCGCTGACCGCGAACCCGTCCCACCTGGAGACCGTGGACCCGGTGCTGGAAGGCATCGTCCGCGCCAAGCAGGACATCCTGGACAAGGGCGACCGTGACTCCGGCGGCTTCACCGTCCTGCCGGTGCTGCTGCACGGCGACGCGGCGTTCGCGGGGCAGGGCGTGGTGGCCGAGACGCTGAACCTCGCACTACTGCGCGGCTACCGCACCGGCGGCACCGTGCACGTCATCATCAACAACCAGGTCGGTTTCACCACACCGCCCGAACACGCGCGCTCCTCGCAGTACGCCACCGACGTGGCGAAGATGATCGGCGCGCCGATCTTCCACGTGAACGGCGACGACCCCGAGGCGGCGTACTGGGTGGCCCGGCTCGCCGTCGACTACCGGCAGGCGTTCAACAAGGACGTCGTGATCGACATGATCTGCTACCGGCGGCGAGGCCACAACGAGGGTGACGACCCTTCGATGACCCAGCCCGCGATGTACGACATCATCGACGCCAAGCGCAGCGTGCGAAAGACCTACACCGAGGCGCTCATCGGCCGGGGCGACATCTCCATGGAAGAGGCAGAAGCCGCCTTGCGCGACTTCTCCAGTCAACTGGAGCACGTCTTCAACGAGGTGCGGGAACTGGAGAAGCACCCGATCGCGCCCAGCCCGTCGGTGGAGGAGGAACAGCAGGTTCCCACCAAGGTGCCTACCGCGGTCAGCCCCGAGGTGATCTCGCGGATCGGCGACGCGTTCGTGAACCTGCCCGAGGGCTTCAGCCCGCACCCCCGGGTCAAGCCGGTGCTCGAGCGGCGACACAAGATGTCGCGCGAGGGCGGCATCGACTGGGCGTTCGGCGAACTGCTCGCCTTCGGCTCGCTCGCCATGGAGGGCAAGCTGGTGCGGCTGTCCGGGCAGGACTCCCGGCGCGGCACCTTCACCCAGCGGCACTCGGTGCTCATCGACCGCAAGACCGGTCAGGAGTACTCGCCGCTGCAGAACCTGGTGGAGAACCAGGGCCGGGTGATGATCTACGACTCGGCGCTGTCGGAGTACGCGGCCGTGGGCTTCGAGTACGGCTACGCGGTGGCCAACTCCGACGCGCTGGTGATGTGGGAGGCGCAGTTCGGCGACTTCGTCAACGGCGCGCAGACGGTCATCGACGAGTACATCTCCTCGGGCGAGGCCAAGTGGGGCCAGCTGTCCGACGTGGTGCTGCTGCTGCCGCACGGTCACGAGGGGCAGGGGCCGGACCACACCTCCGGGCGCATCGAGCGGTTCCTGCAACTGTGCGCCGAGGGCTCGATGACCGTCGCGGTGCCATCGACGCCCGCCAACTACTTCCACCTGCTGCGCAGGCACGCGCTTGACGGCGTCAACCGGCCACTGATCGTGTTCACGCCCAAGTCCATGCTGCGCAACAAGCTGGCGACCTCCGCGATCGAGGACTTCACCGGTCAGTCGAAGTTCCTCTCGGTCATCGACGACGCGGAGATCGACCCGGGCAAGGTTCGCAAGGTACTGCTCACCTCCGGGAAGCTGTACTGGGAGCTGGTGGTGGAACGGCAGAAGCGCCGGCTCGACGACATCGCGATCGTGCGTGTCGAGCAGTACTACCCGCTGCCGAAGAAGAAGCTGCTCGCCGCGATGCAGCGGTACTCGGCCGCGAGCCAGGTCGTGTGGGTGCAGGAGGAACCGGAGAACCAGGGCGCATGGCCGTTCTTCGGGCTGCACCTGCCGCGCAAGCTGCCTGAGGTGTTCTCCGGCCTGCAGGCGGTCACGCGCAGGCCGATGGCCGCGCCTTCCGCGGGCTCGTCGAAGGTGCACGAGGTCGAGCAGCGCGCGCTGATCGAGAAGGCGTTCGAGTAG
- a CDS encoding S8 family peptidase — MRTNRKFRHRSLAGLGLVAGVATITLVGGIPGAAAQEGTILGADAEGAIDNSYIVVLNDGSSVDRVADRHGAEVERQYHSALRGFAATMSEAEAKRAAADPAVAYVEQNRAVHTMADQANPPSWGLDRIDQRDLPLDDNYSYSTTASNVTAYVIDTGILTSHSDFGGRARSGYDFVDNDSNATDCNGHGTHVAGTIGGSAHGVAKEVDLVAVRVLDCNGSGSYDGVIAGIDWVTNNAQGPAVANMSLGGGASTAVDDAVRRSINAGVTYALAAGNDYGADACNTSPARTAEAITVGSTTSSDARSSFSNIGSCLDIFAPGSSITSTWIGSNTATNTISGTSMATPHVAGAAALYLADNPSASPRQVRDALVNNGTTGVVGSPGSGSPNVLLHTGTGSTTPPEPTDCDPVTNGTDVDIPDAGPAVTSSVTVSGCDRAASSSATVEVDIRHSYRGDLVIDLVAPDGTTTRLKNSGWDSADNVQQAYTVDASASAANGTWRLRVQDVYSYDTGYINSWTFTP, encoded by the coding sequence TTGCGAACCAATAGGAAGTTCAGGCACAGGTCATTGGCTGGCCTCGGCCTGGTCGCCGGCGTCGCCACCATAACCCTGGTCGGCGGCATTCCCGGTGCGGCAGCACAGGAGGGAACCATCCTTGGTGCCGACGCCGAAGGTGCGATCGACAACAGCTACATCGTCGTGCTGAACGACGGCTCGTCGGTCGATCGCGTGGCCGACCGCCACGGCGCGGAAGTGGAACGCCAATACCACAGTGCGTTGCGGGGCTTCGCGGCCACGATGAGCGAAGCCGAGGCGAAGCGGGCGGCCGCGGACCCGGCCGTCGCCTATGTCGAGCAGAACAGAGCCGTGCACACCATGGCCGACCAGGCCAACCCACCGTCGTGGGGGCTCGACCGGATCGACCAGCGTGACCTTCCGTTGGACGACAACTACAGCTACTCGACCACGGCGTCGAACGTGACCGCCTACGTCATCGACACCGGCATCCTCACCTCACACAGCGACTTCGGTGGCCGCGCGCGATCCGGCTACGATTTCGTGGACAACGACTCCAACGCCACCGACTGCAACGGGCACGGCACCCACGTCGCGGGCACCATCGGCGGCTCGGCACACGGTGTCGCCAAGGAGGTCGACCTCGTCGCGGTGCGGGTGCTGGACTGCAACGGTTCCGGCAGCTACGACGGCGTCATCGCGGGTATCGACTGGGTGACCAACAACGCTCAGGGCCCTGCGGTGGCGAACATGAGCCTCGGCGGCGGTGCCTCCACGGCGGTCGACGACGCGGTGCGCCGCTCGATCAACGCAGGCGTCACCTACGCGCTCGCCGCGGGCAACGACTACGGCGCCGATGCGTGCAACACCTCGCCCGCACGTACCGCCGAGGCGATCACCGTGGGATCGACCACCAGTTCCGATGCCAGGTCGAGCTTCTCCAACATCGGAAGCTGCCTCGACATCTTCGCGCCGGGCAGCAGCATCACCTCCACCTGGATCGGCAGCAACACCGCGACCAACACGATCAGCGGCACGTCCATGGCGACGCCGCACGTGGCCGGTGCGGCGGCGCTGTACCTGGCCGACAACCCCTCGGCGAGCCCGCGGCAGGTCCGCGACGCGCTGGTGAACAACGGCACCACCGGCGTGGTCGGCAGCCCCGGCAGTGGTTCGCCCAATGTGCTGCTCCACACCGGCACCGGTTCCACCACTCCGCCGGAGCCCACCGACTGCGACCCGGTGACCAACGGCACCGACGTCGACATCCCCGACGCCGGGCCCGCGGTGACCAGTTCGGTGACGGTCAGCGGCTGCGACCGTGCCGCCTCGAGCTCCGCCACGGTGGAGGTCGACATCCGGCACAGCTACCGGGGTGACCTGGTGATCGACCTGGTGGCCCCCGACGGCACCACGACGCGGCTGAAGAACTCCGGATGGGACTCCGCGGACAACGTGCAGCAGGCCTACACCGTTGACGCGTCGGCCTCGGCGGCCAACGGCACCTGGCGACTGCGGGTGCAGGATGTGTACAGCTACGACACCGGCTACATCAACAGCTGGACATTCACGCCGTAG
- a CDS encoding bis-aminopropyl spermidine synthase family protein, whose product MNPLLPRARPVRLVTTLLSEGWRDIDELVLGSALPRRSVEELLAEFGDDLEHRGDSVRLREGSAARAAELAGGQAEPPADLLDRIRSHIEGVPAPLPALDHVQATPETVLRRAGWLDEEYDLRQARLLFLGDHDLTSLAVRALRPDARLTVVDVDDRILEYIDDLSDGSIRTVHTDLRFGLPLAVAGSADVVFSDPPYTQAGMALFAARGIECLERPKEGRLLLAYGYSERHPTLGRQVQRELLSLGLTFEAIIPDFNRYTGAQAVGSAADLYVCQPTARAGGKRARKGNAEQAIYTRGPRSVEADQSPRRLHDALTAIAAEGGRNVEQRDPDWTRPRAVPEGVAVAVDLSGDPGPWLPRLLLAVNADRVAALVPNNHPDLTDERAQAALVELLRPKYRLRLLRSTPDNSHAVVVAEAAPATAAEPGVHAVWTRAHARLGNVWPRADADIADLRLIDLPRHRIAEVRRLLEPS is encoded by the coding sequence GTGAACCCGTTGCTCCCGCGAGCACGCCCCGTCCGGCTGGTGACGACCCTGCTGAGCGAGGGCTGGCGTGACATCGACGAACTGGTACTCGGCAGCGCGCTGCCAAGGCGCAGCGTCGAGGAACTGCTGGCCGAGTTCGGCGACGACCTCGAACATCGTGGCGACTCGGTGAGGCTGCGCGAGGGCTCGGCCGCACGCGCCGCCGAACTGGCCGGCGGCCAGGCAGAGCCACCGGCCGACCTACTCGACCGGATTCGCTCCCACATCGAAGGGGTTCCCGCACCGCTGCCCGCACTCGACCACGTGCAGGCCACGCCCGAGACCGTACTGCGCAGGGCCGGCTGGCTGGACGAGGAGTACGACCTGCGGCAGGCGCGGCTGCTCTTCCTCGGCGACCACGACCTGACGTCACTGGCCGTTCGCGCGCTACGGCCCGATGCCCGGCTCACCGTGGTGGACGTCGACGACCGCATCCTCGAGTACATCGACGACCTCAGCGACGGCTCGATTCGCACCGTGCACACCGACCTGCGGTTCGGGCTGCCGCTGGCGGTGGCGGGCAGCGCGGACGTGGTCTTCAGCGACCCGCCCTACACGCAAGCGGGAATGGCGCTGTTCGCCGCCCGCGGAATCGAGTGCCTCGAGCGGCCGAAGGAAGGGCGGCTGCTACTGGCGTACGGCTACAGCGAGCGCCACCCCACCCTCGGCAGGCAGGTGCAGCGGGAGCTGCTTTCGCTGGGACTGACCTTCGAGGCGATCATCCCCGACTTCAACCGCTACACCGGTGCGCAGGCGGTCGGCAGCGCCGCCGACCTGTACGTGTGCCAACCGACCGCGCGTGCAGGCGGAAAGCGCGCGAGAAAGGGCAACGCGGAACAGGCCATCTACACCCGGGGTCCGAGGTCGGTCGAGGCCGACCAGTCACCCCGGCGACTGCACGACGCACTCACGGCCATCGCCGCGGAGGGCGGCAGGAACGTCGAGCAGCGCGATCCCGACTGGACGAGGCCGCGAGCCGTACCCGAGGGCGTGGCGGTCGCCGTGGACCTCAGCGGCGACCCGGGTCCGTGGTTGCCGCGACTGCTGCTGGCCGTCAACGCCGACCGGGTGGCGGCACTGGTACCCAACAACCATCCCGACCTGACCGACGAACGGGCGCAGGCGGCGCTGGTCGAGCTGCTGCGGCCCAAGTACCGGTTGCGGCTACTGCGCAGCACCCCCGACAACAGCCACGCCGTCGTGGTCGCGGAAGCAGCACCCGCCACGGCAGCGGAGCCGGGCGTGCACGCGGTATGGACCCGCGCGCACGCCCGGCTCGGCAACGTCTGGCCACGGGCGGATGCCGACATAGCCGACCTGCGCCTGATCGACCTACCCAGGCATCGGATCGCCGAGGTACGCCGCCTGCTCGAACCGAGTTAG
- a CDS encoding NAD(P)-dependent malic enzyme, with product MSLFFQLLEIDVSQAQVSDEEIFSGHEGGKLSVTANRSITQARDLSIAYTPGVAKVSRAIADDAALAQQYTWAQRLVAVVSDGTAVLGLGDIGPSAALPVMEGKSVLFKSFAGLNSIPLVLDTVDVDEIVQTLVRLRPSFGAVNLEDVAAPRCFELEERLKEALDCPVMHDDQHGTAIVVLAALRGANMVLDQALADQRVVISGAGAAGVACARILRAAGAGDIVVLDSKGIIHEGRSGLNPVKEQLAADTNTGGLRGGLAEALSGADVFIGLSSSTVDESLLSTMASDSIVFALSNPDPEVHPDVAARHASIVATGRSDFPNQINNVLAFPGVFRGALDAGARAITENMKLAAADAIASVAADKLAPDHIVPSPLDPRVAAEVAAAVAKAAEADEVTG from the coding sequence GTGTCCCTCTTTTTCCAGCTACTGGAGATTGACGTGTCCCAAGCTCAGGTGAGCGACGAGGAGATCTTCTCCGGCCACGAGGGCGGCAAGCTCTCCGTGACCGCCAACCGTTCCATCACACAGGCACGCGACCTGTCCATCGCGTACACACCCGGGGTAGCGAAGGTCAGCCGCGCGATCGCCGACGACGCGGCGCTCGCGCAGCAGTACACCTGGGCACAGCGCCTTGTCGCGGTGGTGAGCGACGGCACAGCGGTACTCGGACTCGGTGACATCGGCCCGAGCGCGGCGTTGCCCGTGATGGAGGGCAAGTCGGTGCTGTTCAAGAGCTTCGCCGGGCTGAACTCGATCCCGCTGGTGCTGGACACCGTCGATGTCGACGAGATCGTGCAGACCCTGGTCCGGCTGCGTCCCTCGTTCGGCGCGGTGAACCTGGAGGACGTCGCGGCGCCGCGTTGCTTCGAGCTGGAGGAGCGGCTCAAGGAGGCGCTCGACTGCCCGGTGATGCACGACGACCAGCACGGCACGGCGATCGTGGTGCTCGCGGCGCTTCGCGGCGCCAACATGGTGCTGGACCAGGCGCTGGCCGACCAGCGGGTGGTCATCTCCGGCGCGGGTGCCGCGGGTGTGGCGTGCGCCAGGATCCTGCGGGCAGCCGGTGCGGGCGACATCGTCGTGCTGGACTCCAAGGGGATCATCCACGAGGGCAGGAGCGGGTTGAACCCGGTCAAGGAACAGCTCGCGGCCGACACGAACACCGGCGGACTGCGCGGCGGACTCGCCGAGGCACTCAGCGGTGCGGACGTGTTCATCGGGCTTTCCAGTTCCACTGTGGACGAGAGTCTGCTGAGCACGATGGCGAGCGATTCCATCGTGTTCGCGCTGTCCAATCCGGACCCCGAGGTGCATCCGGATGTCGCGGCACGGCACGCTTCGATCGTCGCGACCGGGCGCAGTGACTTCCCCAACCAGATCAACAACGTGCTGGCCTTCCCCGGCGTGTTCCGTGGCGCGCTCGACGCGGGTGCGCGGGCCATCACCGAGAACATGAAGCTGGCCGCCGCCGACGCGATCGCCTCGGTGGCCGCCGACAAGCTGGCGCCCGATCACATCGTGCCGAGCCCGCTCGACCCGAGGGTCGCCGCCGAGGTGGCCGCCGCCGTGGCGAAGGCGGCCGAGGCCGACGAGGTGACCGGCTAG
- a CDS encoding dTDP-4-dehydrorhamnose 3,5-epimerase family protein gives MDVRELAVRDAYEFSPPVFPDQRGLFVAPFQEPAFVKAVGHPMRVAQTNHSVSRRGTVRGVHFADTPPGQAKYVYCPSGSLLDVVVDLRVGSPTFGRWDAVRLDSDEFRAVYLAEGLGHAFMALEDGTAMAYLCSTSYNPPAEHGITPLDPALELPWPPDVEPLLSEKDSGAPTLRQAEAAGLLPDYEACVAHYERLRAG, from the coding sequence ATGGACGTGCGCGAACTGGCCGTGCGAGACGCCTACGAATTCAGCCCACCCGTCTTCCCCGACCAGCGCGGCCTGTTCGTGGCCCCGTTCCAGGAGCCGGCGTTCGTCAAGGCGGTCGGGCACCCCATGCGGGTCGCGCAGACGAACCACAGCGTGTCGCGCAGGGGGACGGTGCGAGGTGTCCACTTCGCCGACACCCCGCCGGGACAGGCCAAGTACGTCTACTGCCCGAGCGGATCGCTGCTGGACGTCGTGGTGGACCTGCGCGTCGGCTCGCCGACGTTCGGCCGGTGGGACGCGGTGAGGCTCGACAGCGACGAGTTCCGCGCCGTCTACCTCGCTGAGGGGCTCGGCCACGCCTTCATGGCGCTGGAGGACGGCACCGCGATGGCCTACCTGTGTTCCACCAGCTACAACCCGCCCGCCGAACACGGGATCACGCCACTCGACCCGGCACTCGAGCTGCCGTGGCCGCCGGACGTGGAGCCGCTCCTTTCCGAGAAGGACTCCGGCGCGCCGACGCTGCGGCAGGCCGAAGCGGCGGGCCTGCTGCCCGACTACGAGGCGTGCGTGGCCCACTACGAACGCCTGCGGGCGGGTTGA
- a CDS encoding GMC oxidoreductase → MSMSRRRLLGLAALNSAAALGLTTITTSRATASAQSDFSPAVVIGTGYGAAVTALRLGQAGVPTLMLEMGQLWDTAADDGRVFCDMLAPDRRSMWLKTRTQAPLATFLWADINRDIERYAGVLDRVDHGAMSVYVGRGVGGGSLVNGAMAVTPKRAYFEEILPGVDADEMYGTYFPRANAALGVNHIDPDWFETCKAYQYARVSRKHAHNTGLNTTFVPSVYDFDYMRREEAQQVPRSALASEVIYGNNHGKGSLDKSYLPAALGTGNVTIRTLHEVRGIRRQPDRTYVLGVRELDTAGNVVATREIGARYVFLGAGSLGSTELLLRARDTATLPNLGAAVGQGWGTNGNVMLGRANHMWDTTGAVQSGMPALGIDAWDDPEHPVFAEIAPMPAGTELWVSLYLAITRTPERAHFTYDAAADAARLSWTAEQGQPSIQAAKAMFDKINRVNATVYRTDLFGDTRAFEDRFTYHPLGGLVLGEATDSYGRVAGYDNLYVTDGSLIPGSTGVNPFVTITALAERNIERVLAEDIA, encoded by the coding sequence ATGTCCATGTCACGCAGGCGCCTGCTCGGCCTCGCCGCGCTCAACTCGGCCGCCGCTCTCGGTCTGACCACCATCACCACTTCGCGGGCAACGGCGTCCGCCCAAAGCGACTTCTCGCCCGCCGTGGTGATCGGCACCGGGTACGGCGCCGCTGTCACCGCGCTGCGGCTCGGGCAGGCGGGGGTGCCCACGCTCATGCTGGAGATGGGCCAGCTTTGGGACACGGCCGCGGACGACGGGCGGGTCTTCTGCGACATGCTTGCCCCCGACAGGCGCTCGATGTGGCTCAAGACGCGCACCCAAGCGCCGCTGGCGACCTTCCTGTGGGCCGACATCAACCGCGACATCGAGCGCTACGCGGGCGTGCTCGACCGGGTCGACCACGGCGCCATGTCGGTCTACGTCGGCAGGGGCGTCGGCGGCGGCTCTCTTGTCAACGGGGCGATGGCGGTCACGCCGAAACGGGCGTACTTCGAGGAGATCCTTCCCGGCGTCGATGCCGACGAGATGTACGGCACCTACTTCCCACGAGCCAACGCCGCGCTCGGTGTCAACCACATCGACCCCGACTGGTTCGAGACGTGCAAGGCCTACCAGTACGCGAGGGTGTCCAGGAAACACGCCCACAACACCGGGCTGAACACCACGTTCGTGCCCAGCGTCTACGACTTCGACTACATGCGCAGGGAGGAGGCGCAGCAGGTGCCGCGTTCGGCACTGGCGTCGGAGGTCATCTACGGCAACAACCACGGCAAGGGCTCGCTGGACAAGTCCTACCTGCCCGCCGCGCTCGGCACGGGCAACGTGACCATCCGCACGCTGCACGAGGTGCGCGGCATCCGCAGGCAACCCGACCGCACCTACGTGCTCGGGGTGCGTGAACTGGACACCGCGGGCAACGTGGTCGCGACCAGGGAGATCGGTGCGCGATACGTGTTCCTCGGAGCAGGCAGTCTGGGTTCGACCGAACTGCTGCTGCGGGCACGTGACACCGCGACACTGCCGAACCTCGGGGCAGCGGTGGGGCAGGGCTGGGGAACCAACGGCAACGTCATGCTCGGCCGGGCCAACCACATGTGGGACACCACCGGCGCGGTGCAGTCCGGAATGCCCGCACTCGGTATCGACGCCTGGGACGACCCCGAACACCCGGTGTTCGCCGAGATCGCCCCGATGCCTGCGGGCACGGAGCTGTGGGTGAGCCTCTACCTCGCCATCACCCGCACTCCGGAGCGTGCGCATTTCACCTACGACGCCGCGGCCGACGCGGCCCGGCTGAGTTGGACGGCGGAGCAGGGACAGCCGTCGATCCAGGCTGCGAAGGCGATGTTCGACAAGATCAACCGGGTGAACGCCACCGTCTACCGGACGGATCTGTTCGGCGACACCCGGGCGTTCGAGGACCGGTTCACCTACCACCCGCTCGGCGGGTTGGTACTCGGCGAGGCGACCGACTCCTACGGCCGCGTGGCCGGCTACGACAACCTCTACGTCACCGACGGTTCGCTCATCCCTGGCAGCACCGGCGTCAACCCGTTCGTGACCATCACCGCGCTCGCCGAGCGCAACATCGAGCGAGTGCTGGCCGAGGACATCGCCTAG
- a CDS encoding acid phosphatase, which produces MDQHPLFLLRHGQTEWSAEGRHTGRTDLPLTAVGERQAHAAGRTYAMMNDRSPVLVLSSPRRRALRTAELAGLRVDEATEELSEWDYGDYEGLTTPQIRERVPGWTVWSHQTPGGESAGEVGARADRILTRVRDPLTEGAVILVGHGHLSRVLIARWLGLEPAAGVHFRFDPASVTVLGHERGVPQIQHLNVPPS; this is translated from the coding sequence GTGGATCAGCACCCGCTCTTCCTACTCCGCCACGGGCAGACCGAGTGGTCCGCCGAGGGCAGGCATACCGGGCGCACCGACCTGCCGCTGACCGCCGTCGGCGAGCGGCAGGCGCATGCGGCGGGCAGGACCTACGCCATGATGAACGACCGCTCGCCCGTGCTCGTGCTCAGCAGCCCGCGCCGTCGAGCGCTGCGCACCGCCGAACTGGCGGGGCTGCGTGTGGACGAGGCGACCGAGGAGTTGTCCGAGTGGGACTACGGCGACTACGAGGGGCTGACCACACCTCAGATCCGCGAGCGGGTGCCGGGTTGGACGGTGTGGTCGCACCAGACACCCGGAGGCGAGAGCGCGGGCGAGGTCGGCGCGAGGGCCGACCGGATACTCACCAGGGTGCGTGACCCCCTCACCGAGGGAGCCGTCATCCTCGTCGGGCACGGTCACCTCAGCCGGGTGCTCATCGCCCGCTGGCTCGGCCTCGAACCCGCCGCCGGAGTTCACTTCCGGTTCGATCCGGCGAGTGTCACCGTATTGGGGCACGAGCGAGGTGTGCCGCAGATCCAGCATCTCAACGTCCCACCGTCCTGA